A region from the Brevibacterium paucivorans genome encodes:
- the thrC gene encoding threonine synthase, translating to MAHQWQGVINEYREYLDIDADTPVVSLGEGGTPLIFAEHLSDRAGANVYVKFEGMNPTGSFKDRGMTMAITKARAQGAQAVICASTGNTSASAAAYATKAGLTCAVLVPAGKIAMGKMSQAIAHGATLVEVDGNFDDCLTLCRKLSEAYPVHLVNSVNPDRIEGQKTASFEIVDALGKAPDVHILPVGNAGNITAYWKGYKEYQAAGKAQTLPHMWGFQAAGAAPLVAGHPVDNPETIATAIRIGNPASWKQAEAARDESGGLIDSVTDEQILEAHRVLSSTEGVFVEPGSAASIAGLLKMAQAGHIQAESTIVCTVTGHGLKDPQWALKAAGGDSIEPVKVSADVVSAASALGLEA from the coding sequence ATGGCACACCAGTGGCAGGGAGTTATCAACGAATACCGCGAATACCTCGACATTGACGCAGACACTCCTGTGGTCAGTCTGGGCGAAGGCGGAACGCCTCTGATTTTCGCTGAACACCTTTCGGACCGTGCAGGTGCAAACGTGTACGTGAAGTTCGAAGGAATGAACCCTACGGGGTCGTTCAAAGACCGCGGAATGACCATGGCAATCACCAAAGCCCGAGCGCAAGGAGCGCAAGCGGTCATTTGCGCCTCCACCGGGAACACCTCGGCGTCCGCTGCCGCATACGCAACCAAGGCAGGACTCACGTGCGCTGTTTTGGTGCCAGCCGGGAAGATCGCCATGGGCAAAATGAGCCAGGCGATCGCACATGGCGCAACCCTGGTCGAGGTCGACGGAAACTTCGACGACTGCCTCACCCTGTGTCGCAAGCTGTCGGAAGCGTACCCGGTTCACTTGGTGAATTCGGTGAATCCGGACCGCATCGAAGGACAGAAAACAGCGTCGTTCGAGATCGTGGATGCGTTAGGCAAGGCCCCGGACGTACACATCCTGCCGGTTGGAAATGCTGGAAACATCACGGCGTACTGGAAGGGCTACAAAGAATACCAAGCAGCTGGTAAAGCCCAGACTCTGCCGCATATGTGGGGATTCCAGGCAGCCGGGGCAGCTCCTCTGGTCGCAGGCCACCCGGTCGACAACCCGGAAACCATCGCGACGGCGATCCGAATTGGTAACCCGGCGTCGTGGAAGCAGGCCGAAGCGGCGCGAGACGAATCCGGCGGGCTCATCGACTCCGTTACCGACGAACAGATCCTCGAAGCGCACCGGGTGCTCAGCTCGACTGAAGGTGTGTTCGTAGAACCAGGATCGGCTGCCTCGATTGCTGGCCTTCTCAAAATGGCTCAAGCCGGGCACATCCAAGCAGAATCCACGATCGTGTGTACTGTGACCGGTCACGGGTTGAAAGACCCGCAGTGGGCACTCAAAGCGGCCGGTGGGGACTCGATCGAGCCGGTCAAGGTGTCTGCCGATGTTGTTTCGGCAGCTTCTGCGCTCGGTTTGGAAGCATAA
- a CDS encoding homoserine dehydrogenase — MTLKVALLGAGTVGVEVARRILERPDELRDRIGDDLELTGVVVRDTSKERPGIPADLITTNANDAIQGADIVVELMGGIDPAHELILSALNSGASVVTANKALLAKHFAELFEAADRAQVRLEHEAAVAGAIPIIRPVGDSLAGDRITRVMGIMNGTTNYILDKMETEGWSFDEALKTAQELGYAEADPTADVEGLDAAAKVAILASLAFHTPVTIDDVYVEGITSVTAEMVETARSQGFTIKLLGICEKLDDVGKVSARVYPALLPNSHPLASVGGAFNAVFVEAEAAGELMFYGQGAGGAPTASAVLGDIVSVARRKVLGGRGQYERRTRTTLPVASLGEITTRYQITLDVIDRSGVLQAVTEVFANQDVSIELVQQTQYDDQGDGDSRAKLVIATHSATDSALAQTVKHLNELDVVREIQSVLRIEGQ, encoded by the coding sequence ATGACCCTCAAGGTCGCACTGTTGGGCGCGGGCACCGTTGGTGTGGAAGTCGCTCGTCGCATTCTGGAACGTCCAGATGAACTCCGCGATCGGATTGGTGACGACCTGGAGCTGACCGGCGTCGTCGTTCGCGACACATCAAAGGAACGCCCAGGTATCCCAGCAGACCTGATTACCACGAACGCGAACGATGCGATTCAAGGCGCGGACATCGTCGTTGAACTCATGGGCGGGATCGACCCAGCCCACGAACTGATCCTGAGTGCCCTCAACTCTGGTGCCTCAGTGGTCACGGCAAACAAAGCACTTTTGGCTAAGCACTTTGCAGAATTGTTCGAAGCCGCTGACCGCGCTCAAGTACGTCTGGAACACGAAGCTGCCGTAGCAGGTGCGATCCCGATCATTCGACCTGTAGGTGATTCACTTGCTGGTGACCGCATCACCCGTGTCATGGGAATCATGAACGGAACCACCAACTACATCTTGGACAAGATGGAGACTGAAGGGTGGAGCTTTGACGAAGCGTTGAAGACGGCCCAGGAACTGGGATACGCGGAAGCCGACCCAACCGCAGACGTTGAGGGTCTTGACGCAGCAGCCAAGGTTGCCATTTTAGCTTCGCTTGCCTTCCACACTCCGGTCACCATTGATGACGTGTACGTTGAAGGAATTACATCCGTGACCGCCGAAATGGTGGAGACCGCGCGTTCACAAGGTTTCACGATCAAACTTCTGGGCATCTGCGAAAAACTTGATGACGTGGGCAAGGTTTCAGCTCGTGTCTACCCAGCGCTTCTACCGAACTCACACCCGCTGGCGTCAGTGGGTGGTGCATTCAACGCGGTGTTCGTTGAAGCTGAAGCGGCAGGTGAACTCATGTTCTACGGGCAGGGGGCAGGAGGTGCCCCAACAGCATCGGCTGTTTTGGGGGACATTGTTTCCGTTGCTCGTCGCAAAGTTCTGGGCGGACGCGGACAGTACGAACGTCGTACACGTACCACGTTGCCGGTTGCGTCACTGGGCGAAATCACTACGCGTTATCAAATCACCTTGGACGTGATTGACCGGTCGGGTGTGTTGCAAGCTGTGACTGAAGTATTCGCTAACCAGGACGTCTCTATCGAACTGGTACAGCAGACTCAGTACGATGACCAGGGTGACGGCGACTCACGCGCCAAACTTGTCATTGCAACACACTCAGCAACTGACAGTGCGTTAGCCCAAACGGTGAAGCACCTCAACGAGCTCGACGTAGTGCGCGAAATCCAGTCAGTTCTGCGCATCGAAGGCCAATAA
- the lysA gene encoding diaminopimelate decarboxylase, with amino-acid sequence MPAHPSGVLHAGPSPVWLPEPDDVNELMPSLWSKNTVKKDGVLTVCGHSVMDLARTWGSPMFVFDVDDFQTRARDFAQSFAQEFAANGMTASGYYAGKAFLCTAVARWADEAGLGVDTCTLGELLTARAAGVDPQKVGLHGNNKSDAELEMAVSWGIGRIVVDSLDEIPRIERVAERFGVTAPVMVRVTVGVEAHTHDFIATAHEDQKFGLSLSSGQALEACKKVLKSPHLDLVGLHSHIGSQIFDVEGFILAATRVLRLRAALQRDFGAPVAEVDLGGGFGIRYTSQDTPSSFADMARKLARAVVRACEDKDTDPPHVSFEPGRAIVGPSAFTLYKVGTTKPVYTDQGVRTYVSVDGGMSDNARTALYDADYSCTLASRHSEAEPTVVRVVGKHCESGDIVVRDEYLPSDVTTGDLIAVPDTGAYCKPLSSNYNLVPRPGVLAVEKGRDPYWIVEPETYSDLFATDPGFDPALLKGDS; translated from the coding sequence ATGCCTGCTCACCCCTCCGGTGTGCTACACGCCGGTCCGTCTCCTGTCTGGTTGCCCGAACCAGACGACGTCAATGAACTCATGCCGTCGCTGTGGTCGAAGAACACGGTTAAGAAAGACGGTGTTCTCACAGTGTGTGGCCATTCAGTTATGGACCTGGCGCGCACGTGGGGATCGCCCATGTTCGTGTTTGACGTGGACGACTTCCAAACTCGGGCACGTGATTTTGCCCAGTCGTTTGCCCAGGAATTCGCCGCGAACGGGATGACTGCAAGCGGATACTACGCAGGAAAAGCGTTCCTGTGTACCGCCGTAGCCCGCTGGGCGGATGAGGCCGGACTGGGCGTAGACACATGCACGTTAGGGGAGCTGCTGACTGCACGCGCGGCGGGTGTCGACCCACAAAAAGTTGGTCTCCACGGAAACAACAAATCGGACGCTGAACTGGAAATGGCAGTGTCGTGGGGGATCGGACGGATCGTAGTGGACTCGTTGGACGAGATCCCCCGAATTGAACGTGTCGCGGAACGATTTGGCGTGACAGCGCCTGTCATGGTGCGAGTGACTGTGGGCGTCGAAGCTCACACGCACGATTTCATCGCTACGGCGCACGAAGACCAGAAATTTGGCCTGTCCCTGTCCAGTGGCCAAGCGTTAGAAGCGTGCAAGAAAGTACTGAAGAGCCCCCACCTGGACCTTGTTGGCTTGCACTCACACATCGGTTCGCAGATTTTTGATGTTGAGGGCTTCATCTTGGCGGCAACGCGCGTGCTTCGCTTGCGTGCCGCCTTGCAGCGGGATTTTGGGGCTCCTGTCGCCGAGGTGGATCTGGGTGGCGGTTTTGGTATCCGGTATACGTCGCAGGACACTCCGAGTTCTTTTGCTGACATGGCTCGCAAACTTGCGCGCGCTGTTGTCCGTGCGTGTGAAGACAAGGATACGGATCCTCCGCATGTGTCCTTTGAACCTGGGCGTGCAATCGTGGGGCCCTCGGCCTTTACGTTGTACAAGGTGGGTACCACCAAGCCCGTGTACACGGATCAGGGCGTGCGCACGTATGTGTCTGTCGACGGTGGAATGAGCGACAACGCGCGGACCGCACTGTACGACGCAGACTATTCGTGTACTTTGGCTTCCCGGCACTCTGAGGCTGAACCCACCGTGGTGCGTGTGGTTGGAAAACACTGCGAATCCGGTGACATCGTGGTGCGCGACGAGTACCTCCCGTCCGATGTCACGACGGGTGACTTGATTGCTGTTCCCGATACGGGCGCGTACTGCAAACCGCTCTCGTCGAACTACAACCTGGTTCCACGGCCCGGTGTTTTAGCCGTAGAAAAAGGTCGCGATCCGTACTGGATCGTGGAGCCGGAAACCTACTCCGATTTATTTGCAACCGATCCTGGATTCGATCCAGCTCTACTCAAAGGAGACTCATGA